The Candidatus Acidulodesulfobacterium acidiphilum genome segment ATGGAAAAAGGCGGGGAAACGGCAAAAAATTTGAACAAACTTTATACTTTTTTGTCAATCCATCTGACGACGGCAAATCTTAAGAAAGATGCGCATAAACTTGACGAGTCGCTTAATATATTACAAAACCTTTTAAACGGTTGGAAGATTATAATAGAAAAAGACAGGAAACAGAAACAAAATAGCGCGCTTTCAAACGTTAATGCAAGTATTTCTAATAAACCGGTTTCAGGCGGTATTGCAGTATCCGCTTAACGCGATATATCCTCTTGATGAATGAATAATATACTTAATGAATATTTTTATATTCCAAACGAGACGAATAGGCGATTTTTTTCAATCGGTTCCGCTTATCGAGTCTTTAGCCTCTGCAGACGGAGACGAAGCAAAAAAAATTGATATACTGATAGACGAAAGTATATACGACATAAAAAATATTTTTAATACAGAAATAAATTTTATTACTTACGAAAGCATCTTGAATCCCCTCGGTATTTCCGTAAAATGCTTAAATAAATTTGATAAATTTTTATTAGATTTAACTTCTG includes the following:
- the fliS gene encoding flagellar export chaperone FliS encodes the protein MDAISKYENINVNTVDQGTLIIMAYEGAINFIKEAKERLAQNDYAGKSINISNAVSIINELNARLNMEKGGETAKNLNKLYTFLSIHLTTANLKKDAHKLDESLNILQNLLNGWKIIIEKDRKQKQNSALSNVNASISNKPVSGGIAVSA